The proteins below are encoded in one region of Arenibacter algicola:
- a CDS encoding DUF6327 family protein: MGKQYNSFKEIDERLMVLKLQRKIEIESLKLNINQVKANLRPLQLAGNLKGSIQQMLLIYAIRKLKSIFRRR, translated from the coding sequence ATGGGGAAGCAATACAACTCTTTTAAAGAAATTGATGAAAGGCTAATGGTTTTGAAATTACAGCGCAAAATTGAAATTGAAAGCCTCAAACTTAATATCAACCAGGTAAAGGCAAATCTAAGACCTCTGCAATTGGCAGGAAACCTTAAAGGTAGCATACAACAAATGCTATTGATCTATGCTATTAGGAAGCTAAAGTCCATATTTAGAAGAAGGTAA
- a CDS encoding YtxH domain-containing protein, translating to MTNNDGNILLALLTGAAIGAGIGILYAPDKGIETRHKIKQKVGETTHDLTDRISHAKEELTKTANEKKDAFDRKLDEAISTMSYKADDIIATLERKLEDLKKKNAQFQK from the coding sequence ATGACAAACAACGACGGAAATATTCTTTTAGCTTTATTGACAGGTGCTGCCATAGGTGCAGGTATTGGAATTCTATATGCGCCGGATAAGGGCATAGAGACCCGGCATAAAATAAAGCAAAAGGTGGGGGAAACTACCCACGACCTAACAGATAGAATCTCCCATGCCAAGGAAGAGCTTACCAAAACTGCCAATGAAAAAAAAGATGCCTTTGACCGAAAACTGGACGAAGCCATCTCCACTATGAGCTATAAGGCAGATGACATTATTGCTACCTTGGAGCGCAAATTGGAAGACTTAAAAAAGAAAAACGCCCAATTTCAAAAATAA
- a CDS encoding RNA polymerase sigma factor, with the protein MKESVNIFQSQREFHVFVANSFSDLIRLKKEGDLKAFNQLLLKTMPEVRRYVQKNLNRAVVKGKIDRNRYKADDIIDQLFIEVYDHLDEINNKNELHAWMFKKVDDLLETIFVEEEFDALFLENIDTYSQPEWESMQEKFTTDGDGDLIMNEELDDISYAKDDYVLNHIFVGDDDQKVLLQLDKELGAENIRKHSEMVLCHMPEQMRRVFELFTEHQFDISEIAKIHNSTVQEIESILKTARNSLRTSFIKRYLD; encoded by the coding sequence ATGAAAGAGTCAGTAAATATATTTCAAAGTCAAAGGGAGTTTCACGTGTTTGTAGCCAATTCCTTTTCTGATTTAATACGGTTAAAAAAGGAGGGAGACCTTAAGGCATTCAATCAGTTATTGTTAAAGACCATGCCCGAAGTGAGGCGATATGTCCAAAAAAATCTCAACCGTGCCGTGGTAAAGGGTAAGATAGATAGGAACAGGTATAAGGCGGACGATATTATTGATCAGCTTTTTATAGAGGTATATGACCATTTGGATGAGATAAATAATAAAAATGAGCTGCATGCATGGATGTTCAAGAAAGTGGATGATTTGCTGGAGACAATCTTTGTGGAGGAAGAATTTGATGCCTTGTTCCTTGAAAATATAGATACTTATTCGCAACCTGAATGGGAAAGCATGCAGGAAAAATTCACTACGGATGGAGACGGGGATTTAATTATGAACGAAGAATTGGATGATATTTCCTATGCCAAGGATGACTATGTACTAAACCATATTTTTGTTGGGGATGACGATCAAAAAGTATTACTCCAATTGGATAAGGAGTTGGGAGCGGAGAACATTAGAAAACACTCAGAAATGGTGCTATGTCATATGCCCGAGCAAATGAGAAGGGTATTTGAACTATTTACGGAACATCAATTTGATATATCGGAAATTGCCAAAATACACAATAGTACCGTTCAGGAGATAGAATCGATATTGAAGACTGCAAGAAATAGTCTAAGGACCAGTTTCATCAAAAGATATTTGGACTAA
- a CDS encoding exodeoxyribonuclease III, whose translation MRIISWNVNGIRAVAKKDFFESINKMAPDILCLQETKAQDHEVEETLSAMEHYTMHYNSADKKGYSGTALISKIEPIAVTKDMQVSEHDSEGRIQCAEYNDFYLVNVYVPNSGQQLDRLDYRKQWDADFLKYLKNLEKTKPVIACGDFNVAHRAIDLKNDKSNYNKTAGYTQIEIDGMDNFIEAGFVDSFRHFHPDTIAYTYWSYRFKSRERNTGWRIDYFLVSKSLVDRIKSVDILSDYFGSDHCPIALEIEF comes from the coding sequence ATGAGAATAATTTCATGGAATGTCAACGGCATTAGGGCCGTTGCCAAAAAAGATTTTTTCGAATCCATAAATAAAATGGCACCTGATATTCTATGTCTTCAAGAGACCAAGGCCCAAGACCATGAGGTTGAGGAGACCCTTTCCGCAATGGAACATTATACCATGCATTACAATTCGGCCGATAAAAAAGGATATTCCGGTACTGCACTTATCAGCAAAATAGAACCTATTGCCGTAACCAAAGATATGCAGGTATCGGAACATGATAGCGAAGGTAGAATACAGTGTGCGGAGTACAATGATTTTTACTTGGTGAATGTCTACGTGCCCAATTCCGGACAGCAATTGGATCGTCTGGACTACCGTAAACAATGGGATGCCGATTTTTTAAAGTACCTGAAAAACCTTGAAAAGACAAAACCTGTAATTGCTTGTGGGGATTTTAACGTAGCCCATAGGGCAATAGACCTTAAGAACGACAAAAGCAACTATAACAAAACTGCAGGATACACCCAAATTGAAATTGATGGCATGGACAATTTTATTGAAGCCGGTTTTGTAGACTCGTTCAGGCATTTTCATCCAGATACCATAGCATATACCTATTGGAGCTATCGTTTCAAGTCCAGGGAAAGAAACACGGGCTGGCGAATAGATTATTTCTTGGTAAGCAAGTCTTTGGTAGATCGTATAAAATCTGTAGATATCCTATCGGATTATTTTGGTTCCGACCACTGCCCCATTGCCTTGGAAATAGAATTCTAG
- a CDS encoding ABC1 kinase family protein, with translation MFGIKFPQKQNLKRYNALFVILTKYGFEDVMASSKARKFIPKNYLLKHPDKAKKLSESTFERIRMVLEELGPSYVKLGQIMSNRDDMLPADLVKELEKLQDHAPPLQNFDVEKVLSQELGIDCSQHFSSIDPKPLAAASLAQVHKAQLLNGDWVVLKIQRPNIAEVIASDISIMKEVAEAMEKYSTQVKAFQPLKLVESFEKSVNEELSFLREMDNMEHFAKNFKGNEAIYVPLLYRELSNDRIICMEWVDGIKVSQLEKLKESNIDSRAVAKVGVDLYLEQVLEHGFFHADPHPGNLFVLPEIQKICFIDFGMMGTIMPNDKEALIELLLSFLKKDVRKIISVLKKIALKTDIPDEKKLEYDLYELVEGISNTSIRNIKLGITLKQFKNVLYENKITIPHYLYILIRALVIIEGVGLKLDPEFNITDNLQPYMAKITRKRFGLKRLFQKNLNRFQDYNALLDKLPTDINEIVDKIKDGKLVIVHEHKGLDDFRKSLKTAFNRLVYAVIIAALSIGSALLVMADMPPKISGIPLLGAIGFSLSAIIGLVILISIYRNKEE, from the coding sequence ATGTTTGGTATAAAATTTCCACAAAAACAAAATCTTAAAAGATACAACGCCCTATTTGTAATACTTACCAAATATGGGTTTGAGGATGTAATGGCCAGTAGCAAGGCAAGAAAATTTATCCCTAAAAATTACCTTTTAAAACATCCTGATAAGGCAAAGAAATTATCAGAATCCACTTTTGAACGCATCCGCATGGTGCTAGAAGAATTGGGTCCTTCCTATGTAAAGTTGGGGCAAATTATGAGCAACCGGGACGATATGTTGCCAGCAGACCTGGTTAAGGAGCTAGAAAAACTACAGGACCATGCTCCTCCCCTACAGAATTTTGACGTAGAAAAAGTTTTATCACAAGAACTGGGTATCGACTGCTCCCAGCACTTCTCTTCCATTGATCCCAAACCTTTGGCGGCGGCCTCCTTGGCCCAAGTTCATAAAGCGCAGCTACTTAATGGGGATTGGGTTGTGTTAAAAATACAACGCCCCAATATAGCCGAAGTCATTGCTTCTGATATTTCCATTATGAAGGAAGTTGCGGAAGCTATGGAAAAATATAGCACACAGGTCAAGGCCTTTCAGCCATTAAAGTTAGTGGAGTCCTTTGAAAAAAGCGTCAACGAAGAACTTAGTTTTCTTAGGGAAATGGACAATATGGAACATTTCGCCAAAAATTTTAAGGGCAACGAGGCTATCTATGTCCCTCTTCTATATCGGGAATTGAGCAATGACCGCATAATATGTATGGAATGGGTAGACGGAATAAAGGTTTCCCAACTGGAGAAATTAAAAGAAAGCAACATTGATTCCCGCGCCGTTGCCAAAGTTGGGGTAGATCTATATTTGGAACAGGTTTTGGAGCATGGTTTTTTTCATGCCGACCCACACCCTGGAAATCTATTTGTGTTACCCGAGATTCAAAAAATCTGCTTTATAGATTTTGGCATGATGGGTACCATTATGCCCAATGACAAGGAAGCACTTATAGAACTACTGCTTTCTTTTTTAAAAAAGGACGTAAGGAAAATCATCTCCGTCCTAAAAAAGATAGCCTTAAAAACTGACATCCCGGATGAAAAAAAACTGGAGTATGATTTGTACGAATTGGTTGAAGGTATAAGTAATACATCTATCCGTAACATTAAACTTGGGATTACCTTAAAACAGTTCAAAAATGTTCTTTACGAGAATAAGATTACTATACCGCATTACCTATATATCCTTATAAGGGCCCTGGTAATAATTGAAGGTGTAGGCCTAAAATTGGATCCTGAATTCAACATAACGGATAATCTACAACCCTATATGGCCAAGATAACCCGTAAAAGATTTGGCCTAAAGCGACTTTTTCAAAAGAACCTGAATAGATTTCAGGATTACAATGCGCTGTTGGATAAATTGCCGACCGACATTAATGAAATAGTAGATAAGATTAAAGATGGAAAATTGGTTATTGTACATGAGCACAAAGGTCTGGACGATTTTAGAAAGTCTCTGAAAACTGCCTTTAACCGTTTGGTCTACGCGGTTATTATTGCCGCACTCTCCATTGGCTCTGCCCTTTTGGTAATGGCCGATATGCCTCCAAAGATTAGCGGAATACCCTTATTGGGCGCAATAGGTTTTAGTCTTTCCGCCATTATTGGATTGGTTATTCTAATCTCAATTTATAGGAATAAGGAAGAGTAA
- a CDS encoding YgaP family membrane protein, whose protein sequence is MKKNMGNLDRTLRFVIAAALIALYYNGTISGVLGIVLVVLAIIFFLTSFMGFCPLYLPFGIKTCKAKKE, encoded by the coding sequence ATGAAGAAAAATATGGGTAATTTGGACAGAACCTTGCGTTTTGTGATAGCGGCGGCATTGATCGCTCTTTATTATAACGGTACTATTTCCGGGGTGTTGGGTATTGTATTGGTGGTTTTGGCCATTATCTTTTTCCTTACCAGCTTTATGGGATTTTGTCCGTTGTACCTTCCTTTTGGAATTAAAACATGTAAGGCAAAAAAGGAGTAA
- a CDS encoding acetate/propionate family kinase has protein sequence MNILILNAGSSSIKYQLIQMPSELIIGKGLIERIGSKNATVKYKTNTVDIEEAMLIPNHSAGFQKMATLLMDPDKGVIANVNDIGIVAHRVVHGGNSFSETTAITQEVKDKIREISILAPLHNPHNLEGILLAEEAFPKAKQIAVFDTAFHQTMPVKAKKYALPNEFYTDHGIQAYGFHGTSHKYVSEKAISFLKLKSSKIITIHLGHGCSITAVRDGKSVDHSMGFTPANGLIMGSRSGDIDHSLIFYLVNNLGYGLEEVNALLSKKSGMLGLTGHRDLRDIEAKAKTGNKECILALEMNAYRIKKYIGAYAAAMNDLDAVVFTAGIGENSSTLRNLVCTDMDYLGITLDPAKNESKSSNIREIGSTKAKVKILVVPTNEELEIAKQAFGLS, from the coding sequence ATGAACATACTGATCTTAAATGCAGGAAGTTCTTCCATAAAATATCAATTGATTCAAATGCCTTCAGAGCTTATAATTGGGAAGGGGCTGATAGAACGAATCGGTTCAAAAAATGCTACGGTGAAGTATAAAACCAACACTGTGGATATTGAGGAGGCGATGTTGATTCCAAACCACAGTGCCGGGTTCCAGAAAATGGCCACTCTACTGATGGATCCAGATAAAGGCGTTATCGCAAACGTTAATGACATTGGTATTGTAGCCCATAGGGTAGTACATGGCGGCAATAGTTTTTCCGAAACAACAGCAATTACACAGGAGGTTAAAGATAAAATAAGGGAAATTTCTATATTGGCTCCCTTACACAACCCTCATAATTTGGAAGGAATTTTATTGGCTGAGGAAGCTTTTCCCAAGGCCAAACAAATTGCCGTTTTTGATACCGCTTTTCACCAAACCATGCCAGTCAAGGCCAAAAAATATGCATTGCCCAATGAATTTTATACAGATCACGGTATCCAGGCCTATGGTTTTCACGGCACCAGTCACAAATATGTGTCCGAGAAGGCAATTTCCTTTTTAAAATTAAAATCCTCCAAGATAATTACCATACATCTGGGCCATGGATGTAGTATAACTGCCGTAAGGGATGGAAAAAGCGTTGACCATTCCATGGGGTTCACCCCTGCTAACGGACTTATCATGGGCTCTAGAAGTGGGGACATAGATCATTCCCTTATCTTTTATTTGGTAAATAATTTGGGCTATGGTTTGGAGGAAGTCAATGCTTTACTCTCCAAAAAAAGTGGTATGCTAGGGCTTACAGGCCATAGGGATTTAAGGGACATTGAAGCCAAAGCCAAAACTGGAAATAAAGAATGTATCCTGGCCTTGGAAATGAATGCCTACCGCATAAAAAAATATATAGGCGCCTATGCTGCAGCCATGAACGACTTGGATGCCGTAGTCTTTACTGCCGGCATCGGGGAAAATTCCAGTACTCTCAGAAACCTTGTATGCACGGATATGGATTATCTGGGCATAACATTGGACCCTGCCAAAAATGAATCAAAATCTTCCAATATAAGGGAAATTGGCAGTACCAAGGCCAAAGTTAAAATCTTGGTAGTACCTACCAATGAAGAACTGGAAATTGCGAAACAGGCCTTCGGTCTATCCTAG
- the pta gene encoding phosphate acetyltransferase, translated as MSKAIYLATTEPNSGKSIVSLGMMQLLLGKTAKVGYFRPIIDDFEKGKIDDHIDTVLKHFEVDQTFEDSYAYTRSQVVQLKNMDKDDEIIGNIINKYKAIEDRFDIVVVEGTDFSGEGAIIEWDINVLIAKNLGIPAIIIANGMGKSLQELVGNIYMAYDSFREKGVEVLLTVANKVQPGNMEQAVLGLKTKLPKKVLIAAIPLNPVLGNPTVKEIAQALSAKVLFGEDFINNQAGEFSVGAMQLRNYITHLKKDSLVITPGDRADIILGALQANISSNYPNLSGIVLTGGLLPEDSIIKLIEGLSDIIPIISVADGTFSVTNRIGTIKPRIYPENKEKITTSIQEFEKYVPTNELAERLITFNAEGITPRMFQYNLLKRAKSTKKHIVLPEGNDERILKATKKLLDTNAVTITLLGDTEQIMAKISELDISLDANSFNIIDPKSSPNFLDYATTLYELRKEKNVNLAMAKDLMEDVSYFGTMMVYKGHADGMVSGAVHTTQHTIRPALQFIKTRPEVSIVSSVFFMCLPNRVTIFGDCAINPNPTAEHLAEIAISSAATSQAFGIEPKIAMLSYSSGASGVGEDVDRVRKATEIIKRKRPGLKVEGPIQYDAAVDINVGKSKLPDSEVAGQASVFIFPDLNTGNNTYKAVQRETGALAIGPMLQGLNKPVNDLSRGCTVEDIYNTVVITAIQAQGL; from the coding sequence ATGAGTAAAGCCATATACCTTGCCACGACGGAACCCAATAGCGGAAAATCTATCGTATCCTTGGGCATGATGCAGTTATTGTTGGGAAAGACCGCCAAGGTGGGTTATTTCCGCCCCATTATCGATGACTTTGAAAAGGGCAAGATCGATGACCACATAGATACTGTACTTAAACATTTTGAAGTAGACCAAACATTTGAAGATTCCTATGCCTATACCCGTAGCCAAGTGGTACAACTTAAAAATATGGACAAGGATGATGAAATTATAGGCAATATCATCAACAAGTACAAGGCCATTGAAGATAGGTTCGATATTGTAGTGGTGGAAGGAACGGATTTTTCTGGGGAGGGCGCCATTATAGAATGGGACATTAATGTACTTATTGCCAAAAATTTGGGAATTCCGGCAATTATAATAGCCAACGGAATGGGCAAATCCCTTCAAGAATTGGTCGGAAATATATACATGGCCTATGACTCCTTTAGGGAAAAGGGCGTTGAAGTTCTACTGACCGTTGCCAATAAAGTACAACCAGGTAATATGGAACAGGCAGTATTGGGTCTCAAGACAAAACTGCCAAAAAAAGTATTGATAGCCGCAATCCCCTTGAACCCTGTTTTGGGAAATCCGACCGTAAAGGAAATTGCTCAGGCCCTATCGGCCAAGGTTTTGTTCGGAGAAGATTTCATAAACAATCAGGCCGGTGAATTTAGCGTGGGTGCCATGCAGCTCCGCAATTACATAACCCATTTAAAAAAGGATAGCTTGGTCATTACCCCTGGTGATAGGGCAGATATTATTTTAGGCGCTTTACAGGCCAACATCTCCAGTAATTACCCCAATCTATCTGGTATTGTCCTAACAGGCGGTCTATTACCAGAGGATTCCATTATTAAACTTATTGAGGGACTTTCCGATATTATACCTATCATCTCGGTTGCGGATGGCACCTTTTCGGTAACCAACCGCATTGGAACTATTAAACCCAGGATCTATCCCGAGAACAAGGAAAAAATAACTACCTCCATACAGGAATTTGAAAAATATGTCCCCACAAATGAATTGGCCGAGCGACTTATTACCTTTAATGCTGAGGGAATTACCCCAAGAATGTTCCAGTACAATCTTCTTAAACGGGCAAAATCGACCAAGAAGCATATTGTCCTCCCGGAAGGAAATGACGAACGCATTTTAAAGGCTACTAAGAAACTTCTGGACACCAATGCCGTTACCATTACATTATTGGGAGATACGGAGCAAATAATGGCAAAAATTTCAGAATTGGATATTAGTTTGGATGCCAATAGCTTCAATATTATAGACCCCAAATCTTCCCCCAATTTCTTGGATTACGCCACCACGCTATACGAACTGCGCAAAGAAAAAAATGTTAATCTTGCCATGGCGAAAGATCTTATGGAGGATGTTTCCTATTTCGGAACCATGATGGTCTATAAGGGCCATGCCGACGGAATGGTTTCAGGGGCGGTACATACTACCCAGCATACCATTAGGCCGGCACTACAATTTATAAAGACCAGGCCTGAGGTGTCCATTGTTTCCTCTGTCTTCTTTATGTGCCTTCCCAACCGCGTCACCATATTCGGGGATTGCGCTATCAATCCCAACCCCACGGCCGAACATTTGGCGGAAATTGCCATTTCTTCCGCGGCCACCAGTCAGGCGTTCGGCATTGAACCAAAAATTGCCATGTTATCCTATTCATCAGGGGCTTCGGGAGTTGGCGAAGACGTGGATAGAGTGCGTAAAGCCACAGAAATTATAAAAAGAAAACGACCCGGTTTAAAAGTAGAAGGCCCCATACAATACGATGCAGCAGTAGACATAAATGTTGGCAAGAGTAAATTGCCGGATTCGGAAGTGGCAGGACAGGCCAGCGTATTCATTTTTCCAGATCTAAATACTGGAAACAATACCTATAAAGCCGTTCAAAGGGAAACCGGTGCCCTGGCCATTGGCCCAATGCTACAAGGTCTAAACAAACCTGTTAACGACCTTAGCCGGGGCTGTACAGTGGAGGATATCTATAACACAGTTGTCATCACCGCCATACAGGCACAAGGCCTATAA
- a CDS encoding universal stress protein, which produces MKTLLYATDYSKNSVSALQLAYNLSQTLGTRLVITHTFNFPTVLGVEGQDDRPILEGNPFKIHRAQLEKFCTEHLGNKWDDPKIQLEPVQNSSVIKGIISKAEEYHAQLIVVGTKGASGLEEMILGSTTKKLIEKAPCPVIAIPHDVLRRNLDTMVYATDFEEEDIHAIQKLSEIARPLKAKIKVVHISTQEEYAGDLLMEWFKDMLKSKVNYPDIEFELLFSEDVFDTLRIYLGVVNADMVVMLEREKKGFLKKWFHRDLVKKMEDYGEVILMSFNEHNHKTLFF; this is translated from the coding sequence ATGAAAACATTGCTTTATGCCACGGATTATTCTAAAAACTCGGTCTCTGCCTTGCAGTTGGCTTATAATTTGAGTCAGACCCTGGGAACTCGACTGGTTATTACCCATACGTTTAATTTCCCTACCGTATTGGGTGTGGAGGGACAGGACGACCGGCCTATCCTTGAAGGAAATCCGTTTAAAATTCACCGTGCCCAGCTGGAAAAATTCTGCACGGAACACCTTGGAAATAAGTGGGATGATCCCAAAATACAATTGGAGCCTGTACAGAACAGTTCGGTAATCAAAGGAATTATATCGAAGGCGGAAGAATATCATGCACAACTAATTGTGGTGGGGACCAAAGGAGCAAGCGGGCTTGAGGAAATGATCTTAGGTAGTACCACAAAGAAGCTCATAGAGAAGGCACCTTGTCCCGTAATTGCAATTCCCCATGATGTATTGCGTAGAAATTTGGATACTATGGTCTATGCCACAGATTTTGAAGAGGAAGATATACACGCCATTCAAAAACTTTCGGAAATTGCCAGGCCTTTAAAGGCAAAAATTAAGGTAGTACATATTTCTACCCAGGAGGAATATGCGGGAGACTTATTAATGGAGTGGTTCAAGGACATGCTGAAATCCAAGGTAAATTATCCGGATATCGAGTTCGAACTATTGTTTTCTGAAGATGTATTTGACACCCTGAGAATTTATCTTGGGGTAGTAAATGCAGATATGGTAGTGATGCTGGAAAGGGAAAAGAAAGGATTTCTAAAAAAATGGTTCCATAGGGATCTAGTCAAAAAAATGGAGGATTACGGTGAGGTAATATTGATGAGTTTTAATGAACACAACCATAAAACCCTATTTTTCTAG
- the glk gene encoding glucokinase, with product MDNIQKFSLPAIHEGEIPLAFMTTSISRDKGVILAADVGGTKTNLALFQIQTGDLVPLKEKSYPTKKYKSFLEMVSSFHTDDMPKINGICLGVAGPVTQGKVYGTNFPWAIDSEEIGRELNIPSVSLINDMEANAYGLAALQDKDFETLKPGSKIPGNAALISPGTGLGEAGMFWDGSHYHPFACEGGHCDFSPRNELDIRILQHFQKKYGHVSWERLLSGPGILDLYVFLREISGIKEPQWLSDDMSKGNHPAIITGTAMEGKDSVCVETLNIFIRFLAIEAAQLALKFKATGGIYMGGGILPKILTGIDREVFYNNFVQSGRLNTLLEMVPVKVILNEKTALLGAAYYGAIVLQGD from the coding sequence ATGGATAATATTCAGAAATTTTCCTTGCCTGCCATCCATGAAGGGGAGATTCCCTTAGCTTTTATGACTACCAGCATATCCCGGGACAAGGGAGTTATTTTGGCCGCGGATGTTGGAGGTACTAAAACAAATTTGGCCCTTTTTCAGATCCAGACAGGAGATCTCGTCCCATTAAAAGAGAAATCATATCCCACTAAAAAATATAAGTCCTTTCTGGAGATGGTGTCTAGCTTCCATACAGATGATATGCCAAAGATAAACGGAATATGTCTTGGTGTTGCGGGACCCGTTACCCAGGGCAAGGTATATGGCACGAATTTTCCTTGGGCAATAGACAGTGAAGAAATTGGTAGGGAACTAAATATACCTTCCGTTTCATTGATCAATGATATGGAGGCCAATGCCTATGGACTGGCTGCGCTCCAAGACAAGGACTTCGAAACGCTAAAGCCTGGATCAAAAATACCGGGCAACGCAGCATTAATATCTCCTGGTACGGGACTTGGGGAAGCAGGAATGTTCTGGGACGGATCGCACTACCACCCTTTCGCCTGTGAAGGTGGCCATTGCGATTTTAGTCCTCGAAATGAATTGGACATAAGAATACTGCAGCATTTCCAGAAAAAATATGGACATGTTAGTTGGGAAAGGTTGTTATCAGGTCCCGGAATCTTGGATCTATATGTGTTCTTGAGGGAAATAAGTGGCATAAAGGAGCCACAATGGCTAAGTGATGATATGTCCAAGGGTAATCACCCTGCTATAATTACGGGGACTGCAATGGAAGGAAAAGATTCCGTTTGTGTTGAAACCTTGAATATTTTTATTCGATTTTTGGCCATAGAAGCGGCTCAGCTTGCCCTAAAATTCAAGGCTACCGGTGGTATTTATATGGGCGGGGGCATCTTACCAAAAATTTTAACCGGTATTGACAGGGAAGTTTTTTATAACAACTTTGTACAATCAGGGCGACTCAACACTCTATTGGAAATGGTACCGGTAAAGGTAATCCTTAACGAAAAAACGGCACTCCTTGGAGCCGCTTATTACGGTGCTATAGTATTGCAAGGGGATTAA
- a CDS encoding 1-phosphofructokinase family hexose kinase gives MHKKIVTLTLNPVIDKSVSVPGISPNTKLRCTSPTYDAGGGGINVSRALKKLGEESLCMYLAGGPTGEHLRQIVDKAGIDQIAVPIKGWTRDNLAVTDTITNLQYRFGVPGPMVEKEEWEMLLTKLEEKLQEGDYLVASGKLPPGMPDDFYVLVAEIAKRKKTRFVLDTSGEALVKATKSSIFMLKPNLGELSTLCGVTSISAMELEPLAKKFLEEHDCGILVVSLGAKGALLATKDLIEHIPAPTVLQKSTIGAGDSMVAGMVVSLLKGKTYSEMVKYGVACGTAATMHEGTQLCNKEDADNLYKWILGQKTKL, from the coding sequence ATGCACAAAAAAATAGTTACACTTACCTTAAATCCCGTAATTGACAAGAGCGTGTCCGTACCGGGTATCAGCCCCAATACCAAACTGCGCTGTACATCACCAACTTATGACGCAGGAGGCGGGGGCATCAATGTATCACGTGCCCTCAAAAAATTGGGAGAGGAATCGCTCTGCATGTATCTCGCAGGAGGACCCACAGGAGAACATTTAAGGCAAATAGTGGACAAGGCGGGTATCGATCAAATAGCAGTGCCCATTAAGGGGTGGACGAGGGATAATCTTGCGGTTACAGATACTATTACCAATTTGCAATACCGCTTTGGGGTCCCTGGACCTATGGTTGAAAAGGAAGAATGGGAAATGCTACTGACAAAATTGGAAGAGAAATTGCAAGAAGGAGATTACTTGGTGGCCAGTGGTAAATTACCTCCGGGAATGCCCGATGATTTCTATGTTCTGGTAGCGGAAATAGCCAAAAGAAAAAAGACCCGCTTTGTTTTGGACACTTCTGGGGAGGCTCTGGTCAAGGCTACAAAATCCAGCATATTTATGCTAAAACCCAACTTGGGGGAATTAAGCACCTTATGTGGTGTCACCTCAATTTCAGCCATGGAATTGGAACCCCTTGCCAAAAAATTTTTAGAGGAACATGATTGTGGGATACTTGTGGTATCCTTGGGGGCGAAAGGGGCCCTATTGGCTACAAAGGACCTCATAGAACATATTCCTGCGCCCACAGTGCTGCAAAAAAGCACCATTGGGGCGGGCGATAGTATGGTGGCCGGTATGGTAGTTAGTTTGCTTAAAGGCAAAACCTATAGCGAAATGGTAAAATACGGAGTAGCCTGTGGTACTGCTGCTACCATGCATGAGGGTACCCAATTGTGCAACAAGGAGGACGCCGATAATTTGTACAAATGGATACTAGGACAAAAAACAAAGCTGTAA